The following coding sequences lie in one Melopsittacus undulatus isolate bMelUnd1 chromosome 9, bMelUnd1.mat.Z, whole genome shotgun sequence genomic window:
- the SPPL2A gene encoding signal peptide peptidase-like 2A isoform X2 — protein sequence MRAVGLLWAVLCGLLLPPVTADEGILHASGSGVPPVTKDYCIIYNSSWVSLPNSLDNATVRALENLTSTVLCSSSEVPSGIMKDKAVVVMRGNCTFLEKARIAQNLGAKMLLIASKPRLSPLSDNKTDFENVTLPVALIRYSDIVDMQLALGNEINVTLYSPPLPEFDYSMVVIFLIAVFTVALGGYWSGVAELENLKAVASPGERETRQKKEENVTFTPVTVILFVVICCVMLVLLYFFYKWLVYVIISVFCLASAMSLYNCLAALIGEIPFGQCRIACCNKSIEVRLIFLAAFCIAAAVIWAVFRNEDRWAWILQDILGVAFCLNFIKTLKMPNFKSCVILLGLLLLYDVFFVFITPFITKNGASIMVEVAAGPFGNSEKLPVVIRVPRLGYSASTLCDMPFSLLGFGDIIVPGLLVAYCRRFDVQTSSSSVYYVSCTIAYAIGMVLTFVVLALMKMGQPALLYLVPCTLLTSSFVAWRRKEMKKFWKGSSYQVSDSSRTPLLQDDGTPGLYRK from the exons ATGAGGGCCGTCGGGCTGCTGTGGGCCGTGCTCTGCGGCCTGCTGCTCCCGCCG GTAACTGCAGATGAGGGGATTCTGCATGCTTCTGGAAGCGGTGTACCTCCAGTAACAAAAGATTACTGCATAATTTACAATTCCAGTTGGGTATCCCTGCCGAACAGCCTGGACAATGCT ACTGTCAGGGCTCTAGAAAACCTGACTTCTACAGTACTCTGCAGTTCATCTGAAGTTCCTTCTGGCATAATGAAGGACAAAGCAGTAGTAGTGATGAGAGGAAACTGCACTTTTTTGGAGAAAGCAAGAATTGCACAAAATTTAGGTGCTAAAATGCTGTTGATTGCCAGTAAACCTAGGCTG TCTCCTCTTTCAGATAACAAGActgattttgaaaatgtgacTCTTCCAGTGGCTCTTATAAGATATAGTGACATAGTAGATATGCAGCTG GCACttggaaatgaaattaatgtGACCCTGTACTCACCACCTTTGCCAGAGTTTGATTACAGTATGGTTGTCATCTTCTTAATTGCTGTGTTTACAGTGGCACTAGGAGGCTACTGGAGTGGAGTAGCAGAACT TGAGAACCTGAAAGCAGTAGCAAGTCctggagagagagaaacaagacaaaagaaggaagaaaatgttactttcaCCCCTGTAACAGTTATCTTGTTTGTTGTCATCTGTTGTGTTATGCTGGTCTTGCTGTATTTCTTCTACAAATGGTTAG tgTATGTTATAATATCAGTCTTCTGCTTGGCATCTGCAATGAGTCTATACAACTGTCTTGCGGCATTAATAGGAGAAATACCATTTGGGCAGTGCAG gatTGCATGTTGCAACAAAAGCATTGAAGTGAGGcttatttttcttgctgcatTCTGCATAGCAGCAGCTGTCATCTGGGCAGTGTTTCGAAATGAAGATAG GTGGGCTTGGATTTTGCAAGACATTTTGGGAGTTGCTTTCTGCCTAAACTTTATTAAAACACTGAAGATGCCAAACTTCAAG tcctgtgTGATACTTCTGGGCCTTCTCCTTCTATATGATGTGTTTTTTGTCTTCATAACACCATTTATCACAAAG AATGGGGCAAGTATAATGGTTGAAGTTGCAGCTGGGCCTTTTGGAAACAGTGAAAAG TTACCTGTGGTTATTAGAGTGCCTAGACTTGGATACTCTGCATCAACACTGTGTGACATGCCGTTTTCATTGTTGGGTTTTGGAGACATTATTGTACCAg GGCTTCTGGTTGCCTACTGTCGAAGATTTGATGTTCAGACAAGTTCATCTTCTGTATACTACGTTTCCTGTACAATAG CTTATGCCATTGGTATGGTGCTGACCTTCGTTGTTTTGGCATTAATGAAGATGGGACAACCGGCCCTTCTCTATCTTGTCCCATGCACACTCCTCACTAGCTCATTTGTTGCTTGGAGGCGCAAAGAGATGAAGAAGTTCTGGAAAGGAAGCAGTTACCAG GTGTCGGATTCCTCCAGGACGCCTTTGCTACAAG
- the LOC101872959 gene encoding CDC42 small effector protein 2-B-like: MTEFLVCFNWCNGEQPQPKRRQRLDRNMIGEPMNFVHTAHVGAGEMSSDYTSAVSIQDHMKSKGGYTNGTAATVEI; this comes from the exons ATGACCGAATTCCTGGTTTGTTTTAACTGGTGCAATGGTGAACAACCCCAGCCG AAGAGGCGCCAGAGACTTGACCGGAATATGATAGGAGAACCAATGAACTTTGTACACACTGCGCATGTTGGGGCAGGAGAGATGAGTAGTGACTATACATCA gctGTATCAATTCAGGACCACATGAAGTCTAAAGGTGGCTACACAAATGGCACTGCTGCAACTGTTGAGATATAG
- the SPPL2A gene encoding signal peptide peptidase-like 2A isoform X1, with product MRAVGLLWAVLCGLLLPPVTADEGILHASGSGVPPVTKDYCIIYNSSWVSLPNSLDNATVRALENLTSTVLCSSSEVPSGIMKDKAVVVMRGNCTFLEKARIAQNLGAKMLLIASKPRLSPLSDNKTDFENVTLPVALIRYSDIVDMQLALGNEINVTLYSPPLPEFDYSMVVIFLIAVFTVALGGYWSGVAELENLKAVASPGERETRQKKEENVTFTPVTVILFVVICCVMLVLLYFFYKWLVYVIISVFCLASAMSLYNCLAALIGEIPFGQCRIACCNKSIEVRLIFLAAFCIAAAVIWAVFRNEDRWAWILQDILGVAFCLNFIKTLKMPNFKSCVILLGLLLLYDVFFVFITPFITKNGASIMVEVAAGPFGNSEKLPVVIRVPRLGYSASTLCDMPFSLLGFGDIIVPGLLVAYCRRFDVQTSSSSVYYVSCTIAYAIGMVLTFVVLALMKMGQPALLYLVPCTLLTSSFVAWRRKEMKKFWKGSSYQMMEHLDYTGNEESTASASEQPGGQ from the exons ATGAGGGCCGTCGGGCTGCTGTGGGCCGTGCTCTGCGGCCTGCTGCTCCCGCCG GTAACTGCAGATGAGGGGATTCTGCATGCTTCTGGAAGCGGTGTACCTCCAGTAACAAAAGATTACTGCATAATTTACAATTCCAGTTGGGTATCCCTGCCGAACAGCCTGGACAATGCT ACTGTCAGGGCTCTAGAAAACCTGACTTCTACAGTACTCTGCAGTTCATCTGAAGTTCCTTCTGGCATAATGAAGGACAAAGCAGTAGTAGTGATGAGAGGAAACTGCACTTTTTTGGAGAAAGCAAGAATTGCACAAAATTTAGGTGCTAAAATGCTGTTGATTGCCAGTAAACCTAGGCTG TCTCCTCTTTCAGATAACAAGActgattttgaaaatgtgacTCTTCCAGTGGCTCTTATAAGATATAGTGACATAGTAGATATGCAGCTG GCACttggaaatgaaattaatgtGACCCTGTACTCACCACCTTTGCCAGAGTTTGATTACAGTATGGTTGTCATCTTCTTAATTGCTGTGTTTACAGTGGCACTAGGAGGCTACTGGAGTGGAGTAGCAGAACT TGAGAACCTGAAAGCAGTAGCAAGTCctggagagagagaaacaagacaaaagaaggaagaaaatgttactttcaCCCCTGTAACAGTTATCTTGTTTGTTGTCATCTGTTGTGTTATGCTGGTCTTGCTGTATTTCTTCTACAAATGGTTAG tgTATGTTATAATATCAGTCTTCTGCTTGGCATCTGCAATGAGTCTATACAACTGTCTTGCGGCATTAATAGGAGAAATACCATTTGGGCAGTGCAG gatTGCATGTTGCAACAAAAGCATTGAAGTGAGGcttatttttcttgctgcatTCTGCATAGCAGCAGCTGTCATCTGGGCAGTGTTTCGAAATGAAGATAG GTGGGCTTGGATTTTGCAAGACATTTTGGGAGTTGCTTTCTGCCTAAACTTTATTAAAACACTGAAGATGCCAAACTTCAAG tcctgtgTGATACTTCTGGGCCTTCTCCTTCTATATGATGTGTTTTTTGTCTTCATAACACCATTTATCACAAAG AATGGGGCAAGTATAATGGTTGAAGTTGCAGCTGGGCCTTTTGGAAACAGTGAAAAG TTACCTGTGGTTATTAGAGTGCCTAGACTTGGATACTCTGCATCAACACTGTGTGACATGCCGTTTTCATTGTTGGGTTTTGGAGACATTATTGTACCAg GGCTTCTGGTTGCCTACTGTCGAAGATTTGATGTTCAGACAAGTTCATCTTCTGTATACTACGTTTCCTGTACAATAG CTTATGCCATTGGTATGGTGCTGACCTTCGTTGTTTTGGCATTAATGAAGATGGGACAACCGGCCCTTCTCTATCTTGTCCCATGCACACTCCTCACTAGCTCATTTGTTGCTTGGAGGCGCAAAGAGATGAAGAAGTTCTGGAAAGGAAGCAGTTACCAG